The following proteins are encoded in a genomic region of Fusarium oxysporum f. sp. lycopersici 4287 chromosome 1, whole genome shotgun sequence:
- a CDS encoding AGC/AKT protein kinase — MTGTETSNAGGGFDLLRRATQAMMSRSAADEDGADHIGLETPRSGVATPQPDLQDKRLPGIMSYFGQSGNSTPTRAMSAARPSGSDRAPSSGRTSHDGAEVSGTQTPRSSAGAQAPAAKGKLTIKINEARGLRKSRDPYVVVVFQRSELISGGPHHIDEDDNLSVEPPPAAGGIPIQRSGSDSGRPLAIPMRSRQSSNTSINDYGSFRNRSGGQLTFTSPKWDAEAEFDVVDYDMLVDVSVYDHGATGDEFLGHVDFQASKDPGATVQGWFQLQGHADTMAENAPTGEIFLEAIYHRAERKQFGPTDFEILKLIGKGTFGQVYQVRKKDTQRIYAMKVLQKKVIVQKKEVAHTVGERNILVRTAMSDSPFIVGLKFSFQTPSELYLVTDYMSGGELFWHLQKEGRFDEKRAKFYIAELILAIQHLHNNDIVYRDLKPENILLDANGHIALCDFGLSKANLTKNDTTNTFCGTTEYLAPEVLLDESGYTKMVDFWSLGVLVFEMCCGWSPFYAEDTQQMYKNIAFGKVRFPRDTLSQEGRNFVKGLLNRNPKHRLGATDDAEELKRHPFFADVDWTLLSKKLITPPFKPKLKSETDVSYFDPEFTTALDQNGSLNERAAALARGYAASTPLSPSVQANFQGFTFVDESALDDHMRDRAGLVDEDMDDGQNHRNRDNDDWDNLDDIDLRKANRMSGIVKTGHDEHMVGGSHFDV, encoded by the exons ATGACGGGCACTGAGACTTCCAATGCGGGAGGAGGTTTTGATCTGCTACGAAGAGCAACTCAAGCAATGATGTCTAG GTCTGCGGCAGACGAGGATGGCGCCGATCACATTGGTCTCGAAACTCCTCGATCCGGTGTAGCTACACCTCAACCCGATCTACAGGACAAACGCTTGCCAGGAATCATGAGCTACTTCGGCCAG AGCGGCAACTCGACTCCTACTCGAGCAATGTCGGCTGCTCGACCATCTGGCTCCGATAGAGCCCCTTCCTCCGGGAGGACCAGTCATGACGGTGCTGAAGTCAGCGGTACTCAGACTCCAAGGAGTTCTGCCGGTGCCCAGGCGCCTGCCGCCAAGGGAAAGCTAACAATCAAGATCAATGAGGCTCGTGGGCTTAGGAAGAGTCGGGACCCTTATGTTGTTGTGGTTTTTCAGCGTAGTGAGCTCATTTCTGGGGGTCCTCACCACATCGATGAGGACGACAACCTCAGTGTCGAGCCACCTCCGGCAGCTGGTGGCATCCCTATCCAGCGATCAGGCAGTGACTCTGGGCGTCCCTTGGCTATTCCCATGAGGAGCAGGCAAagcagcaacaccagcatTAATGACTACGGCTCGTTCCGTAACCGATCCGGAGGTCAGCTTACATTTACCAGCCCAAAATGGGATGCCGAAGCCGAGTT CGACGTTGTGGACTATGATATGCTGGTCGATGTCTCAGTTTATGATCATGGAGCAACAGGCGATGAATTTCTCGGCCATGTTGATTTTCAGGCTAGCAAGGATCCTGGTGCCACCGTCCAGGGCTGGTTCCAGCTGCAAGGACATGCTGATACCATGGCAGAAAATGCGCCAACTGGTGAGATCTTCCTCGAGGCCATCTACCACAGAGCAGAGAGGAAGCAATTTGGCCCCACTGATTTCGAAATTCTTAAACTCATCGGCAAGGGCACTTTTGGTCAGGTGTATCAAGTGCGAAAAAAGGATACTCAGCGCATTTACGCTATGAAGGTTCTGCAGAAGAAGGTTATTGTGCAAAAGAAGGAAGTTGCCCATACCGTGGGAGAACGAAATATTCTGGTTCGGACCGCCATGTCCGACTCACCTTTCATCGTTGGTCTCAAGTTCTCTTTCCAGACACCATCAGAACTTTATCTCGTTACCGATTATATGTCTGGAGGTGAGCTATTTTGGCATCTACAGAAAGAGGGTCGGTTTGATGAGAAACGAGCCAAGTTCTACATCGCCGAACTGATCTTGGCCATTCAGCACCTTCATAATAACGACATTGTATACCGGGACCTGAAGCCTGAGAATATCCTCTTGGATGCTAACGGACATATCGCCCTTTGTGACTTTGGTCTTTCCAAGGCCAATCTTACGAAGAACGACACTACCAACACTTTCTGTGGAACAACCGAATACCTTGCGCCTGAGGTTTTGCTAGACGAATCTGGCTACACCAAGATGGTGGACTTCTGGTCGCTTGGGGTTTTGGTCTTTGAGATGTGCTGCGGCTGGAGCCCATTCTATGCCGAAGATACGCAGCAAATGTATAAGAATATTGCCTTCGGCAAGGTGAGGTTTCCTCGAGATACCCTCTCTCAGGAAGGAAGGAATTTCGTCAAGGGACTCCTCAATAGAAACCCCAAGCACAGACTAGGTGCGACTGATGACGCCGAAGAACTGAAGAGACACCCCTTCTTTGCCGATGTGGATTGgactcttctctccaagaagcTTATCACTCCACCTTTCAAACCCAAATTGAAGTCTGAGACAGACGTCTCATACTTCGATCCGGAATTCACGACCGCGTTGGATCAGAATGGCTCTCTGAACGAACGTGCTGCTGCGTTGGCCCGAGGCTATGCCGCTTCGactcctctttctccttctgtTCAGGCCAACTTCCAAGGCTTCACGTTTGTTGACGAAAGCGCATTAGATGATCATATGCGAGACCGAGCAGGACtcgttgatgaagatatGGATGATGGACAAAATCACAGGAACCGCGATAACGACGATTGGGACAATCTCGACGACATTGACCTCAGGAAGGCAAACCGGATGAGCGGGATCGTGAAGACTGGACATGATGAGCACATGGTGGGGGGTTCTCACTTTGACGTATAA
- a CDS encoding AGC/AKT protein kinase: MTGTETSNAGGGFDLLRRATQAMMSRSAADEDGADHIGLETPRSGVATPQPDLQDKRLPGIMSYFGQSDTTLDRISVVPTPPAGLQLQAHTEGSPRGCESSALDRSLLQHERPGSMPSTTERDEHNLSDPYPTPPTSQPSSSGGSISQDMISADSGAHGRATVEQKSLTQQSQFKKPTASPFTTTHFQTSNDPSLPELDSSKNAAPTKDSIIPSHPEPSTSSGACLAAAPGKWHFLNGLKELTRMTFKSGNSTPTRAMSAARPSGSDRAPSSGRTSHDGAEVSGTQTPRSSAGAQAPAAKGKLTIKINEARGLRKSRDPYVVVVFQRSELISGGPHHIDEDDNLSVEPPPAAGGIPIQRSGSDSGRPLAIPMRSRQSSNTSINDYGSFRNRSGGQLTFTSPKWDAEAEFDVVDYDMLVDVSVYDHGATGDEFLGHVDFQASKDPGATVQGWFQLQGHADTMAENAPTGEIFLEAIYHRAERKQFGPTDFEILKLIGKGTFGQVYQVRKKDTQRIYAMKVLQKKVIVQKKEVAHTVGERNILVRTAMSDSPFIVGLKFSFQTPSELYLVTDYMSGGELFWHLQKEGRFDEKRAKFYIAELILAIQHLHNNDIVYRDLKPENILLDANGHIALCDFGLSKANLTKNDTTNTFCGTTEYLAPEVLLDESGYTKMVDFWSLGVLVFEMCCGWSPFYAEDTQQMYKNIAFGKVRFPRDTLSQEGRNFVKGLLNRNPKHRLGATDDAEELKRHPFFADVDWTLLSKKLITPPFKPKLKSETDVSYFDPEFTTALDQNGSLNERAAALARGYAASTPLSPSVQANFQGFTFVDESALDDHMRDRAGLVDEDMDDGQNHRNRDNDDWDNLDDIDLRKANRMSGIVKTGHDEHMVGGSHFDV, encoded by the exons ATGACGGGCACTGAGACTTCCAATGCGGGAGGAGGTTTTGATCTGCTACGAAGAGCAACTCAAGCAATGATGTCTAG GTCTGCGGCAGACGAGGATGGCGCCGATCACATTGGTCTCGAAACTCCTCGATCCGGTGTAGCTACACCTCAACCCGATCTACAGGACAAACGCTTGCCAGGAATCATGAGCTACTTCGGCCAG AGTGATACCACTCTAGACCGAATTTCAGTTGTGCCCACTCCACCAGCCGGCCTGCAGTTGCAGGCACACACCGAAGGCTCTCCTCGCGGTTGTGAGTCCTCGGCTTTGGATCGttcgcttcttcaacatgaGCGTCCTGGTTCCATGCCAAGTACCACTGAGCGGGATGAGCATAACCTTTCGGACCCCTACCCAACCCCACCCACTTCTCAGCCCTCGTCTTCGGGGGGTTCTATCTCCCAGGACATGATTTCTGCAGACTCAGGGGCGCATGGCAGGGCTACGGTCGAGCAAAAGTCTCTTACACAGCAGTCACAATTCAAGAAACCCACAGCCTCACCATTCACCACCACCCACTTTCAAACTTCCAATGACCCATCACTACCTGAACTTGACTCCTCCAAAAACGCAGCACCTACCAAAGACTCCATTATTCCTTCGCATCCTGAGCCCAGTACAAGTTCAGGCGCCTGTTTAGCTGCTGCCCCCGGCAAGTGGCATTTTCTTAATGGACTCAAGGAGCTAACTCGTATGACGTTCAAGAGCGGCAACTCGACTCCTACTCGAGCAATGTCGGCTGCTCGACCATCTGGCTCCGATAGAGCCCCTTCCTCCGGGAGGACCAGTCATGACGGTGCTGAAGTCAGCGGTACTCAGACTCCAAGGAGTTCTGCCGGTGCCCAGGCGCCTGCCGCCAAGGGAAAGCTAACAATCAAGATCAATGAGGCTCGTGGGCTTAGGAAGAGTCGGGACCCTTATGTTGTTGTGGTTTTTCAGCGTAGTGAGCTCATTTCTGGGGGTCCTCACCACATCGATGAGGACGACAACCTCAGTGTCGAGCCACCTCCGGCAGCTGGTGGCATCCCTATCCAGCGATCAGGCAGTGACTCTGGGCGTCCCTTGGCTATTCCCATGAGGAGCAGGCAAagcagcaacaccagcatTAATGACTACGGCTCGTTCCGTAACCGATCCGGAGGTCAGCTTACATTTACCAGCCCAAAATGGGATGCCGAAGCCGAGTT CGACGTTGTGGACTATGATATGCTGGTCGATGTCTCAGTTTATGATCATGGAGCAACAGGCGATGAATTTCTCGGCCATGTTGATTTTCAGGCTAGCAAGGATCCTGGTGCCACCGTCCAGGGCTGGTTCCAGCTGCAAGGACATGCTGATACCATGGCAGAAAATGCGCCAACTGGTGAGATCTTCCTCGAGGCCATCTACCACAGAGCAGAGAGGAAGCAATTTGGCCCCACTGATTTCGAAATTCTTAAACTCATCGGCAAGGGCACTTTTGGTCAGGTGTATCAAGTGCGAAAAAAGGATACTCAGCGCATTTACGCTATGAAGGTTCTGCAGAAGAAGGTTATTGTGCAAAAGAAGGAAGTTGCCCATACCGTGGGAGAACGAAATATTCTGGTTCGGACCGCCATGTCCGACTCACCTTTCATCGTTGGTCTCAAGTTCTCTTTCCAGACACCATCAGAACTTTATCTCGTTACCGATTATATGTCTGGAGGTGAGCTATTTTGGCATCTACAGAAAGAGGGTCGGTTTGATGAGAAACGAGCCAAGTTCTACATCGCCGAACTGATCTTGGCCATTCAGCACCTTCATAATAACGACATTGTATACCGGGACCTGAAGCCTGAGAATATCCTCTTGGATGCTAACGGACATATCGCCCTTTGTGACTTTGGTCTTTCCAAGGCCAATCTTACGAAGAACGACACTACCAACACTTTCTGTGGAACAACCGAATACCTTGCGCCTGAGGTTTTGCTAGACGAATCTGGCTACACCAAGATGGTGGACTTCTGGTCGCTTGGGGTTTTGGTCTTTGAGATGTGCTGCGGCTGGAGCCCATTCTATGCCGAAGATACGCAGCAAATGTATAAGAATATTGCCTTCGGCAAGGTGAGGTTTCCTCGAGATACCCTCTCTCAGGAAGGAAGGAATTTCGTCAAGGGACTCCTCAATAGAAACCCCAAGCACAGACTAGGTGCGACTGATGACGCCGAAGAACTGAAGAGACACCCCTTCTTTGCCGATGTGGATTGgactcttctctccaagaagcTTATCACTCCACCTTTCAAACCCAAATTGAAGTCTGAGACAGACGTCTCATACTTCGATCCGGAATTCACGACCGCGTTGGATCAGAATGGCTCTCTGAACGAACGTGCTGCTGCGTTGGCCCGAGGCTATGCCGCTTCGactcctctttctccttctgtTCAGGCCAACTTCCAAGGCTTCACGTTTGTTGACGAAAGCGCATTAGATGATCATATGCGAGACCGAGCAGGACtcgttgatgaagatatGGATGATGGACAAAATCACAGGAACCGCGATAACGACGATTGGGACAATCTCGACGACATTGACCTCAGGAAGGCAAACCGGATGAGCGGGATCGTGAAGACTGGACATGATGAGCACATGGTGGGGGGTTCTCACTTTGACGTATAA
- a CDS encoding AGC/AKT protein kinase, translating into MTGTETSNAGGGFDLLRRATQAMMSRSAADEDGADHIGLETPRSGVATPQPDLQDKRLPGIMSYFGQVRKYPSTPSSDPNSSQSDTTLDRISVVPTPPAGLQLQAHTEGSPRGCESSALDRSLLQHERPGSMPSTTERDEHNLSDPYPTPPTSQPSSSGGSISQDMISADSGAHGRATVEQKSLTQQSQFKKPTASPFTTTHFQTSNDPSLPELDSSKNAAPTKDSIIPSHPEPSTSSGACLAAAPGKWHFLNGLKELTRMTFKSGNSTPTRAMSAARPSGSDRAPSSGRTSHDGAEVSGTQTPRSSAGAQAPAAKGKLTIKINEARGLRKSRDPYVVVVFQRSELISGGPHHIDEDDNLSVEPPPAAGGIPIQRSGSDSGRPLAIPMRSRQSSNTSINDYGSFRNRSGGQLTFTSPKWDAEAEFDVVDYDMLVDVSVYDHGATGDEFLGHVDFQASKDPGATVQGWFQLQGHADTMAENAPTGEIFLEAIYHRAERKQFGPTDFEILKLIGKGTFGQVYQVRKKDTQRIYAMKVLQKKVIVQKKEVAHTVGERNILVRTAMSDSPFIVGLKFSFQTPSELYLVTDYMSGGELFWHLQKEGRFDEKRAKFYIAELILAIQHLHNNDIVYRDLKPENILLDANGHIALCDFGLSKANLTKNDTTNTFCGTTEYLAPEVLLDESGYTKMVDFWSLGVLVFEMCCGWSPFYAEDTQQMYKNIAFGKVRFPRDTLSQEGRNFVKGLLNRNPKHRLGATDDAEELKRHPFFADVDWTLLSKKLITPPFKPKLKSETDVSYFDPEFTTALDQNGSLNERAAALARGYAASTPLSPSVQANFQGFTFVDESALDDHMRDRAGLVDEDMDDGQNHRNRDNDDWDNLDDIDLRKANRMSGIVKTGHDEHMVGGSHFDV; encoded by the exons ATGACGGGCACTGAGACTTCCAATGCGGGAGGAGGTTTTGATCTGCTACGAAGAGCAACTCAAGCAATGATGTCTAG GTCTGCGGCAGACGAGGATGGCGCCGATCACATTGGTCTCGAAACTCCTCGATCCGGTGTAGCTACACCTCAACCCGATCTACAGGACAAACGCTTGCCAGGAATCATGAGCTACTTCGGCCAGGTTCGTAAATACCCTTCTACGCCTTCGTCAGATCCCAATTCGTCACAGAGTGATACCACTCTAGACCGAATTTCAGTTGTGCCCACTCCACCAGCCGGCCTGCAGTTGCAGGCACACACCGAAGGCTCTCCTCGCGGTTGTGAGTCCTCGGCTTTGGATCGttcgcttcttcaacatgaGCGTCCTGGTTCCATGCCAAGTACCACTGAGCGGGATGAGCATAACCTTTCGGACCCCTACCCAACCCCACCCACTTCTCAGCCCTCGTCTTCGGGGGGTTCTATCTCCCAGGACATGATTTCTGCAGACTCAGGGGCGCATGGCAGGGCTACGGTCGAGCAAAAGTCTCTTACACAGCAGTCACAATTCAAGAAACCCACAGCCTCACCATTCACCACCACCCACTTTCAAACTTCCAATGACCCATCACTACCTGAACTTGACTCCTCCAAAAACGCAGCACCTACCAAAGACTCCATTATTCCTTCGCATCCTGAGCCCAGTACAAGTTCAGGCGCCTGTTTAGCTGCTGCCCCCGGCAAGTGGCATTTTCTTAATGGACTCAAGGAGCTAACTCGTATGACGTTCAAGAGCGGCAACTCGACTCCTACTCGAGCAATGTCGGCTGCTCGACCATCTGGCTCCGATAGAGCCCCTTCCTCCGGGAGGACCAGTCATGACGGTGCTGAAGTCAGCGGTACTCAGACTCCAAGGAGTTCTGCCGGTGCCCAGGCGCCTGCCGCCAAGGGAAAGCTAACAATCAAGATCAATGAGGCTCGTGGGCTTAGGAAGAGTCGGGACCCTTATGTTGTTGTGGTTTTTCAGCGTAGTGAGCTCATTTCTGGGGGTCCTCACCACATCGATGAGGACGACAACCTCAGTGTCGAGCCACCTCCGGCAGCTGGTGGCATCCCTATCCAGCGATCAGGCAGTGACTCTGGGCGTCCCTTGGCTATTCCCATGAGGAGCAGGCAAagcagcaacaccagcatTAATGACTACGGCTCGTTCCGTAACCGATCCGGAGGTCAGCTTACATTTACCAGCCCAAAATGGGATGCCGAAGCCGAGTT CGACGTTGTGGACTATGATATGCTGGTCGATGTCTCAGTTTATGATCATGGAGCAACAGGCGATGAATTTCTCGGCCATGTTGATTTTCAGGCTAGCAAGGATCCTGGTGCCACCGTCCAGGGCTGGTTCCAGCTGCAAGGACATGCTGATACCATGGCAGAAAATGCGCCAACTGGTGAGATCTTCCTCGAGGCCATCTACCACAGAGCAGAGAGGAAGCAATTTGGCCCCACTGATTTCGAAATTCTTAAACTCATCGGCAAGGGCACTTTTGGTCAGGTGTATCAAGTGCGAAAAAAGGATACTCAGCGCATTTACGCTATGAAGGTTCTGCAGAAGAAGGTTATTGTGCAAAAGAAGGAAGTTGCCCATACCGTGGGAGAACGAAATATTCTGGTTCGGACCGCCATGTCCGACTCACCTTTCATCGTTGGTCTCAAGTTCTCTTTCCAGACACCATCAGAACTTTATCTCGTTACCGATTATATGTCTGGAGGTGAGCTATTTTGGCATCTACAGAAAGAGGGTCGGTTTGATGAGAAACGAGCCAAGTTCTACATCGCCGAACTGATCTTGGCCATTCAGCACCTTCATAATAACGACATTGTATACCGGGACCTGAAGCCTGAGAATATCCTCTTGGATGCTAACGGACATATCGCCCTTTGTGACTTTGGTCTTTCCAAGGCCAATCTTACGAAGAACGACACTACCAACACTTTCTGTGGAACAACCGAATACCTTGCGCCTGAGGTTTTGCTAGACGAATCTGGCTACACCAAGATGGTGGACTTCTGGTCGCTTGGGGTTTTGGTCTTTGAGATGTGCTGCGGCTGGAGCCCATTCTATGCCGAAGATACGCAGCAAATGTATAAGAATATTGCCTTCGGCAAGGTGAGGTTTCCTCGAGATACCCTCTCTCAGGAAGGAAGGAATTTCGTCAAGGGACTCCTCAATAGAAACCCCAAGCACAGACTAGGTGCGACTGATGACGCCGAAGAACTGAAGAGACACCCCTTCTTTGCCGATGTGGATTGgactcttctctccaagaagcTTATCACTCCACCTTTCAAACCCAAATTGAAGTCTGAGACAGACGTCTCATACTTCGATCCGGAATTCACGACCGCGTTGGATCAGAATGGCTCTCTGAACGAACGTGCTGCTGCGTTGGCCCGAGGCTATGCCGCTTCGactcctctttctccttctgtTCAGGCCAACTTCCAAGGCTTCACGTTTGTTGACGAAAGCGCATTAGATGATCATATGCGAGACCGAGCAGGACtcgttgatgaagatatGGATGATGGACAAAATCACAGGAACCGCGATAACGACGATTGGGACAATCTCGACGACATTGACCTCAGGAAGGCAAACCGGATGAGCGGGATCGTGAAGACTGGACATGATGAGCACATGGTGGGGGGTTCTCACTTTGACGTATAA
- a CDS encoding AGC/AKT protein kinase, producing the protein MHGVINKNVRSAADEDGADHIGLETPRSGVATPQPDLQDKRLPGIMSYFGQSGNSTPTRAMSAARPSGSDRAPSSGRTSHDGAEVSGTQTPRSSAGAQAPAAKGKLTIKINEARGLRKSRDPYVVVVFQRSELISGGPHHIDEDDNLSVEPPPAAGGIPIQRSGSDSGRPLAIPMRSRQSSNTSINDYGSFRNRSGGQLTFTSPKWDAEAEFDVVDYDMLVDVSVYDHGATGDEFLGHVDFQASKDPGATVQGWFQLQGHADTMAENAPTGEIFLEAIYHRAERKQFGPTDFEILKLIGKGTFGQVYQVRKKDTQRIYAMKVLQKKVIVQKKEVAHTVGERNILVRTAMSDSPFIVGLKFSFQTPSELYLVTDYMSGGELFWHLQKEGRFDEKRAKFYIAELILAIQHLHNNDIVYRDLKPENILLDANGHIALCDFGLSKANLTKNDTTNTFCGTTEYLAPEVLLDESGYTKMVDFWSLGVLVFEMCCGWSPFYAEDTQQMYKNIAFGKVRFPRDTLSQEGRNFVKGLLNRNPKHRLGATDDAEELKRHPFFADVDWTLLSKKLITPPFKPKLKSETDVSYFDPEFTTALDQNGSLNERAAALARGYAASTPLSPSVQANFQGFTFVDESALDDHMRDRAGLVDEDMDDGQNHRNRDNDDWDNLDDIDLRKANRMSGIVKTGHDEHMVGGSHFDV; encoded by the exons ATGCATGGGGTTATTAACAAAAACGTCAGGTCTGCGGCAGACGAGGATGGCGCCGATCACATTGGTCTCGAAACTCCTCGATCCGGTGTAGCTACACCTCAACCCGATCTACAGGACAAACGCTTGCCAGGAATCATGAGCTACTTCGGCCAG AGCGGCAACTCGACTCCTACTCGAGCAATGTCGGCTGCTCGACCATCTGGCTCCGATAGAGCCCCTTCCTCCGGGAGGACCAGTCATGACGGTGCTGAAGTCAGCGGTACTCAGACTCCAAGGAGTTCTGCCGGTGCCCAGGCGCCTGCCGCCAAGGGAAAGCTAACAATCAAGATCAATGAGGCTCGTGGGCTTAGGAAGAGTCGGGACCCTTATGTTGTTGTGGTTTTTCAGCGTAGTGAGCTCATTTCTGGGGGTCCTCACCACATCGATGAGGACGACAACCTCAGTGTCGAGCCACCTCCGGCAGCTGGTGGCATCCCTATCCAGCGATCAGGCAGTGACTCTGGGCGTCCCTTGGCTATTCCCATGAGGAGCAGGCAAagcagcaacaccagcatTAATGACTACGGCTCGTTCCGTAACCGATCCGGAGGTCAGCTTACATTTACCAGCCCAAAATGGGATGCCGAAGCCGAGTT CGACGTTGTGGACTATGATATGCTGGTCGATGTCTCAGTTTATGATCATGGAGCAACAGGCGATGAATTTCTCGGCCATGTTGATTTTCAGGCTAGCAAGGATCCTGGTGCCACCGTCCAGGGCTGGTTCCAGCTGCAAGGACATGCTGATACCATGGCAGAAAATGCGCCAACTGGTGAGATCTTCCTCGAGGCCATCTACCACAGAGCAGAGAGGAAGCAATTTGGCCCCACTGATTTCGAAATTCTTAAACTCATCGGCAAGGGCACTTTTGGTCAGGTGTATCAAGTGCGAAAAAAGGATACTCAGCGCATTTACGCTATGAAGGTTCTGCAGAAGAAGGTTATTGTGCAAAAGAAGGAAGTTGCCCATACCGTGGGAGAACGAAATATTCTGGTTCGGACCGCCATGTCCGACTCACCTTTCATCGTTGGTCTCAAGTTCTCTTTCCAGACACCATCAGAACTTTATCTCGTTACCGATTATATGTCTGGAGGTGAGCTATTTTGGCATCTACAGAAAGAGGGTCGGTTTGATGAGAAACGAGCCAAGTTCTACATCGCCGAACTGATCTTGGCCATTCAGCACCTTCATAATAACGACATTGTATACCGGGACCTGAAGCCTGAGAATATCCTCTTGGATGCTAACGGACATATCGCCCTTTGTGACTTTGGTCTTTCCAAGGCCAATCTTACGAAGAACGACACTACCAACACTTTCTGTGGAACAACCGAATACCTTGCGCCTGAGGTTTTGCTAGACGAATCTGGCTACACCAAGATGGTGGACTTCTGGTCGCTTGGGGTTTTGGTCTTTGAGATGTGCTGCGGCTGGAGCCCATTCTATGCCGAAGATACGCAGCAAATGTATAAGAATATTGCCTTCGGCAAGGTGAGGTTTCCTCGAGATACCCTCTCTCAGGAAGGAAGGAATTTCGTCAAGGGACTCCTCAATAGAAACCCCAAGCACAGACTAGGTGCGACTGATGACGCCGAAGAACTGAAGAGACACCCCTTCTTTGCCGATGTGGATTGgactcttctctccaagaagcTTATCACTCCACCTTTCAAACCCAAATTGAAGTCTGAGACAGACGTCTCATACTTCGATCCGGAATTCACGACCGCGTTGGATCAGAATGGCTCTCTGAACGAACGTGCTGCTGCGTTGGCCCGAGGCTATGCCGCTTCGactcctctttctccttctgtTCAGGCCAACTTCCAAGGCTTCACGTTTGTTGACGAAAGCGCATTAGATGATCATATGCGAGACCGAGCAGGACtcgttgatgaagatatGGATGATGGACAAAATCACAGGAACCGCGATAACGACGATTGGGACAATCTCGACGACATTGACCTCAGGAAGGCAAACCGGATGAGCGGGATCGTGAAGACTGGACATGATGAGCACATGGTGGGGGGTTCTCACTTTGACGTATAA